A genome region from Sphingomonas sp. BGYR3 includes the following:
- the cyoC gene encoding cytochrome o ubiquinol oxidase subunit III, with the protein MSTTTIPAGGERTEYFELDEHPHPEGHSTMLGFWIYLMSDCLIFAILFACYAVLGGNFAAGPAPRDLFDLPLVALNTAMLLFSSITYGFAMIQMQAGRVRGTQTWLAITGLFGAAFLAIELYEFAHLIHIGATPQRSAFLSAFFTLVGTHGLHVTFGLIWLVTLIVQLGVHGLNPANQRRVACLSLFWHFLDVIWIGVFTFVYLMGMLR; encoded by the coding sequence ATGAGCACCACCACGATCCCGGCGGGCGGCGAACGGACCGAATATTTCGAGCTGGACGAGCATCCGCATCCCGAAGGGCACAGCACCATGCTGGGCTTCTGGATCTATCTGATGAGCGACTGCCTCATCTTTGCGATCCTGTTCGCCTGCTACGCCGTGCTCGGCGGCAATTTCGCCGCCGGGCCAGCCCCTCGCGATCTGTTCGATCTGCCGCTGGTCGCGCTCAACACCGCGATGCTGCTGTTTTCGTCGATCACCTATGGCTTTGCCATGATCCAGATGCAGGCGGGGCGCGTACGCGGCACGCAGACCTGGCTGGCGATTACTGGTCTGTTCGGTGCCGCGTTCCTAGCGATCGAGCTGTATGAGTTCGCCCACCTGATCCATATCGGCGCGACGCCCCAGCGCAGCGCGTTCCTTTCCGCCTTTTTCACGCTGGTCGGAACGCACGGCCTGCACGTCACCTTCGGTCTGATCTGGCTGGTAACCCTGATCGTTCAGCTGGGCGTTCACGGCCTTAATCCTGCCAATCAGCGCCGTGTGGCGTGCCTCAGCCTGTTCTGGCACTT